The following proteins are encoded in a genomic region of Brachypodium distachyon strain Bd21 chromosome 1, Brachypodium_distachyon_v3.0, whole genome shotgun sequence:
- the LOC100841371 gene encoding uncharacterized protein LOC100841371 → MATKGPLGRERNVKTSSREGRQRGNSQPDQFVQVPKEDSAVRGNIDGKFEDRIRVVKNDNVRRQREPRNTERVTALKISKPWPARKDTTVDELVKHMSKVPSYLQRKETADVIQDKALNVGVLEWGLLARWSHQQKHELSSSHGASPSDTTRSVLFSSPSNSSASPTSKSFESNQSPPLNDHQHCSMMSPQSSPVDKDHEKAIYSPSPNSAVLSLLPGHGKYICAENNGNSGGLSISKLSVPSDCMIAASGSCTPHEIVDDEDTTRKIEEAVHHCSRRLFTDDDNIGRNFFTSHDNDSMRNDLQQRNGISGVISSSVMENERNGSTSPVDYLEDFGQSHEFPQIPYSCPLPIMDSAEELGSGSSATRDDFVDAAVTIGDKCNQNKSVICVSKKPPQSSSKFTDTDLLPDRHLVSGLNRVSRCSSLKEAPSPRRLDTPVDRINEDKPANSKGRRSPLRRMLDPLLKSRQTSTSLPTQPSFVPKCHLPSNTNKQSLNLGGSGSQNVQRRSVDAVVISNNHAEANIDQPPRVLLNSERYLQQERDSTTTRQALLQLAWKNGLPLFMLSYGDSDILAATVRRKGISNKDDLESAYTLFTVEEPKKKSGAWITAGNKNKKHQLVSSIVGEMRISEKKSRCCHTKDFHVHREFVLVGSELLPTPDSSGVSDVSRELAAFISTVPQQAEIPHQSSSQNTSRSSSASIGCSCPPLGNFHHNMKNPSSAPAGVIAVLPNGFHGASTSGQPLPLMERWRSGGSCDCGGWDEGCILSVLTADTQENKAYKSVPANQTPDGSHRFDLLAQGRSGEDRQAFSMVSFKEGLYAVEFRSSIALLQAFAMCIVMLHDRYPIRMQADVLASQEHTLLADHKPKVMAVSQGRAPSTYVPHRPPLSPVGRA, encoded by the exons ATGGCAACAAAAGGGCCACTTGGTAGAGAAAGGAATGTGAAGACATCAAGTCGTGAAGGACGACAGAGGGGAAATTCACAACCAGATCAATTTGTACAAGTACCGAAGGAGGACTCAGCAGTCAGGGGAAACATTGATGGAAAATTTGAAGATAGGATCAGAGTAGTGAAGAATGATAACGTTCGAAGGCAGCGAGAACCTCGGAATACAGAACGAGTCACAGCCTTGAAGATCTCAAAACCATGGCCTGCACGAAAGGACACTACTGTCGATGAACTTGTCAAGCATATGTCAAAAGTTCCTTCATATTTGCAGCGTAAAGAGACAGCAGACGTTATTCAGGACAAAGCACTGAATGTTGGGGTTCTTGAGTGGGGCCTTCTTGCAAGGTGGTCTCACCAACAAAAGCATGAGCTCTCTAGCAGCCATGGAGCCTCTCCATCTGATACCACTAGATCTGTGCTATTTTCTTCTCCATCTAATTCTTCTGCAAGCCCCACCAGCAAATCTTTTGAAAGCAATCAATCTCCGCCACTCAATGACCATCAGCATTGTTCTATGATGTCTCCGCAAAGCAGTCCTGTGGACAAAGACCATGAGAAGGCGATATATTCACCTAGCCCAAATTCTGCAGTGCTGAGCTTGTTGCCAGGGCATGGGAAGTACATATGTGCAGAGAACAATGGGAACAGTGGTGGCTTAAGTATCAGCAAGTTGTCTGTACCCTCAGACTGCATGATCGCTGCCTCTGGGAGTTGCACACCTCATGAAATAGTAGATGATGAAGATACTACAAGGAAGATAGAGGAGGCTGTCCATCACTGTTCTCGCAGGCTTTTTACAGATGATGATAACATTGGGCGGAATTTCTTCACATCCCATGACAATGATTCCATGCGCAATGACCTTCAGCAAAGAAATGGCATCAGTGGTGTAATATCTAGTTCTGTGATGGAAAATGAAAGAAATGGCAGTACATCACCTGTTGATTACTTGGAGGATTTTGGCCAATCCCATGAATTTCCTCAAATCCCATACTCATGTCCACTCCCCATCATGGATTCAGCTGAAGAGCTTGGCTCGGGTAGCAGTGCAACTAGAGATGATTTTGTTGATGCAGCTGTAACAATAGGTGATAAATGTAACCAAAACAAATCTGTCATTTGTGTCTCCAAGAAACCTCCCCAAAGCAGCTCAAAGTTCACCGATACTGATTTGTTGCCTGATCGTCATCTTGTTTCTGGATTGAATAGAGTGAGCCGCTGCTCTAGCCTAAAGGAAGCACCATCTCCCCGACGGCTTGACACCCCTGTGGATAGGATTAATGAAGACAAGCCAGCAAACAGCAAAGGCAGGCGCAGCCCATTGAGGAGGATGTTGGATCCATTATTAAAATCTAGGCAAACATCCACTTCTCTGCCAACGCAACCTTCATTTGTTCCAAAGTGTCATCTGCCAAGCAATACCAATAAACAGTCTCTTAACTTGGGAGGATCTGGGTCACAAAATGTGCAGCGTAGGTCAGTTGATGCAGTAGTCATTTCAAATAACCATGCTGAAGCAAACATAGATCAGCCTCCTCGAGTGCTATTGAACAGTGAGAGGTACCTCCAGCAAGAAAGGgattcaacaacaacaaggcaAGCGCTTCTGCAGCTAGCATGGAAGAATGGCTTACCTTTATTCATGCTTTCTTATGGCGACTCTGATATCCTGGCGGCTACTGTGAGAAGgaagggcatctccaataaGGATGATCTGGAAAGCGCATATACTTTATTCACTGTTGAAGAACCTAAGAAAAAAAGTGGAGCTTGGATCACGGCAGGTAataaaaacaagaaacatCAACTTGTTTCCAGTATTGTTGGGGAAATGAGGATCTCAGAGAAAAAATCAAGATGTTGCCACACAAAAGATTTCCATGTGCACAGGGAATTTGTGCTGGTTGGTTCTGAACTGCTACCAACACCTGATTCCTCAGGTGTTTCAGACGTCAGCAGAGAGCTTGCAGCTTTTATCAGCACTGTGCCACAGCAAGCAGAAATTCCTCATCAATCATCTTCACAGAATACCAGCCGAAGCAGTTCAGCATCAATTGGCTGTTCTTGCCCTCCTTTGGGGAACTTCCACCATAACATGAAAAATCCTAGTTCTGCTCCAGCCGGTGTTATTGCTGTACTACCTAATGGTTTCCATGGCGCATCCACTTCTGGGCAGCCTTTACCTCTGATGGAGAGGTGGAGATCAGGAGGATCATGTGACTGTGGCGGGTGGGATGAAGGTTGCATTCTGAGTGTCCTCACCGCTGACACCCAAGAAAACAAAGCTTACAAGTCTGTTCCGGCTAACCAGACACCAGATGGCAGTCATCGATTTGACTTACTCGCTCAG GGTCGATCGGGGGAAGATAGGCAAGCCTTCAGTATGGTTTCCTTCAAAGAAGGGCTGTACGCAGTCGAATTCAGATCATCCATTGCTTTACTTCAGGCTTTTGCGATGTGTATAGTGATGCTTCATGACAGGTACCCTATCAGGATGCAAGCAGATGTGCTAGCATCGCAAGAACACACACTCCTTGCCGATCATAAGCCCAAGGTTATGGCAGTCAGCCAAGGTAGAGCTCCCAGCACCTATGTGCCGCACCGGCCCCCTCTATCTCCTGTAGGGCGAGCCTAG